A genomic stretch from Oleomonas cavernae includes:
- a CDS encoding DUF2252 family protein, giving the protein MNGINASTKIYENWLQREIGDDFFADDLEVKHKKMRASPFSFLRATYWRWAEIIFEICPDLTGAPRVLAIGDIHLENFGTWRDIDGRLIWGVNDFDDAAVMPYPLDLIRLACSTFLIRRDSNPSTHDICHAIHKGYTEGLANPSPVVLERDYDWLRRILLLSERERTKFWEKIARLVPMAAPAPYEHALHAAMPEPDRPLTIFPRSAGTGSLGRPRFLASCDWRGGPVLREAKALVVSGWSIRHAPADKTIRAGEIATGRFRAPDPHLRLADRIVVRRLSPNSRKIEVKDAADELLSLQMLELMGREIANCHADDPSRLSQLREDVAGRKNGWLHTPAKIAAERIVHDQAEYVA; this is encoded by the coding sequence ATGAACGGCATTAACGCTTCCACTAAAATCTATGAAAACTGGCTTCAGCGAGAAATCGGTGATGATTTTTTTGCGGATGATCTAGAGGTAAAACACAAAAAGATGCGGGCTAGCCCGTTCTCATTTCTTCGTGCCACGTATTGGCGTTGGGCTGAAATTATTTTCGAAATTTGCCCAGATCTTACGGGAGCACCGAGGGTCCTTGCGATCGGCGACATCCATCTGGAAAATTTCGGAACTTGGCGCGATATCGACGGCCGGCTGATATGGGGCGTCAACGATTTCGACGATGCTGCCGTGATGCCTTACCCTCTGGATCTCATTCGTCTAGCCTGCAGCACATTCCTTATCCGACGAGATAGCAACCCATCAACACACGATATTTGCCATGCGATCCACAAGGGTTACACCGAAGGCCTCGCCAACCCATCTCCTGTGGTGTTGGAACGCGACTATGATTGGCTGCGCAGAATACTCCTGTTGTCGGAACGCGAGCGGACCAAGTTCTGGGAGAAGATTGCTCGCTTAGTCCCCATGGCAGCTCCGGCGCCTTACGAGCATGCACTCCATGCAGCAATGCCCGAGCCGGATCGACCTTTGACGATCTTCCCGCGGAGCGCCGGTACAGGCAGCCTCGGGCGCCCTCGCTTTTTGGCCAGTTGCGATTGGCGCGGCGGCCCCGTGTTACGAGAAGCTAAGGCACTGGTAGTCTCGGGATGGTCAATTCGTCATGCGCCCGCCGACAAAACCATACGCGCCGGTGAAATCGCTACCGGCAGGTTTCGTGCGCCAGACCCGCACCTTCGTTTGGCGGACCGTATCGTTGTCCGCCGTCTCTCGCCTAACAGTCGCAAGATTGAAGTGAAGGATGCCGCCGATGAATTGCTGTCCCTCCAGATGCTAGAGTTAATGGGACGCGAAATCGCAAACTGCCATGCGGATGATCCGAGCCGCCTTAGCCAGCTCAGGGAAGACGTAGCAGGCCGCAAAAATGGGTGGTTGCACACGCCCGCGAAGATCGCCGCGGAGAGAATAGTGCACGATCAGGCGGAGTACGTTGCGTGA
- a CDS encoding lamin tail domain-containing protein: MNDVKTPERETVTLLNTADIPIDLAGWTIKDKQKNSLPLSGSIAAGTTKIIEIDTPVTLSNKGGIITLLNAQGVKVHGVSYTKEEARQPGRTIPFQN; the protein is encoded by the coding sequence GTGAACGACGTGAAGACGCCGGAGCGAGAAACCGTCACTCTGCTTAATACCGCTGATATCCCGATCGACCTTGCCGGCTGGACAATCAAGGACAAGCAGAAGAATAGCTTGCCACTCAGTGGTTCGATAGCCGCGGGTACAACGAAGATAATCGAGATTGATACACCGGTTACTTTATCCAACAAAGGCGGGATTATCACGCTATTAAACGCCCAGGGCGTCAAGGTACATGGTGTTTCCTATACCAAAGAGGAGGCAAGGCAGCCTGGTCGGACGATTCCCTTCCAGAACTGA
- a CDS encoding thermonuclease family protein, protein MRERESAFSILASVRRRRRRQRLATWFRRWWPAFAFGIPLGVAAGLVLVDPAPMLAVFEPGPPTPPGAVVGRASVVDGDTIEIHGERIRMFGIDAPESGQLCQDAKGSDYRCSQQAANHLDGLIGWSTVSCEGSERDRYGRLIATCTARGQDLSEKMVRDGWAMAFTRYSSRYVGAEAAAKAAGNGIWTGSFTPPWEWREAHR, encoded by the coding sequence ATGCGGGAACGTGAATCGGCATTTTCGATTTTGGCCAGCGTGCGGCGGCGCCGGCGGCGCCAGCGGCTGGCTACGTGGTTTCGTCGCTGGTGGCCGGCATTCGCATTCGGCATCCCCTTAGGCGTGGCTGCCGGCCTGGTGTTGGTCGATCCCGCACCCATGTTGGCAGTCTTCGAACCCGGCCCGCCTACACCGCCTGGTGCCGTGGTCGGGCGGGCGTCCGTCGTCGATGGCGACACGATCGAGATCCACGGCGAGCGGATCAGGATGTTCGGCATCGATGCCCCCGAAAGCGGGCAGCTCTGCCAGGACGCCAAGGGCAGCGACTACCGTTGCAGTCAGCAGGCCGCCAACCACCTAGATGGCCTGATCGGCTGGTCTACGGTCTCTTGCGAGGGAAGTGAGCGGGATCGATACGGCCGGTTGATCGCGACTTGCACGGCCCGTGGGCAAGACCTCAGCGAGAAGATGGTCCGCGACGGCTGGGCGATGGCCTTCACGCGGTACTCATCACGCTATGTCGGCGCCGAGGCTGCCGCGAAGGCGGCCGGCAACGGGATCTGGACCGGCAGCTTCACGCCGCCTTGGGAATGGCGCGAAGCCCACAGGTAG
- the hxsD gene encoding His-Xaa-Ser system protein HxsD, whose product MLGCEFIDTNGDDVSVIAAEDLVRVDIKVHSLSVIRRACYSLAADCWFWIRDDDDNHVVVEIARRQADSDLLLVRRRLGQALIDFGIRQRIEDASAEVRSVLISAALAEARGSRRAMSDEDQTP is encoded by the coding sequence ATGTTGGGTTGCGAATTCATCGACACCAACGGTGATGATGTCTCTGTCATCGCTGCGGAAGACCTTGTCCGCGTTGATATCAAGGTCCATTCCCTCTCCGTCATAAGGCGAGCCTGCTATTCACTAGCGGCCGACTGTTGGTTCTGGATCCGGGACGACGATGACAATCATGTCGTTGTCGAGATCGCTCGGCGCCAAGCTGACAGCGACCTGCTTTTAGTCAGGCGGCGGTTGGGTCAGGCCCTAATCGACTTCGGCATCCGGCAACGCATCGAGGATGCTTCCGCCGAGGTACGATCGGTGTTGATTTCGGCCGCGTTGGCAGAGGCCCGGGGTTCGCGGCGCGCGATGTCGGACGAGGACCAAACACCGTGA
- the hxsB gene encoding His-Xaa-Ser system radical SAM maturase HxsB — MRFDVLPDASDRVILTSEAGDFLITDRDALGQLVDGRLDLENELAEALVARQMLFVGDAASQAVSAVRYRSRKSFIRGGPSLHLFVVTLRCDHSCPYCQVSRQADGADRRFDMTQETAAGAIDLLFSSPSPNLTVEFQGGEPLLNFDMIRWITEKIATRNLIEKREITFAITTTLHHADDGMLAFMREHKFEVSTSLDGPAELHNLNRPLKSGDSYARTTDGIERARAVLGPDKISALVTLTTESLKAPEAIIDSHLTLGFRSIFLRPLSPFGFAIKAKRRIGYQVDQFLEFYGRAIAYMIKLNGRGIEVSEAYASMLLAKIMTPYAQGYVDLRSPSGAGLGALVYNYDGFVYPSDEARMLAEMGDRSLALCRATDSYAALMASAPMQMLLLSGVAESLPGCSDCAYLPYCGADPIHELATQGDPVGHRAFSDHCRRHMGIFRLLFRYLASGDHEVLGILRRWATQYMGIEPGQAAPR; from the coding sequence TTGCGCTTCGATGTCCTGCCGGACGCCAGTGACAGGGTGATTCTGACGTCGGAAGCAGGCGATTTCCTGATCACGGATCGAGATGCCCTCGGTCAACTGGTTGATGGCCGCTTGGATTTGGAGAACGAGCTTGCTGAGGCCCTGGTGGCGCGGCAAATGCTCTTCGTCGGCGATGCCGCCTCCCAGGCCGTATCCGCGGTACGATATCGCAGCCGTAAGTCATTTATCCGGGGCGGACCGTCACTGCACCTTTTCGTGGTCACATTGCGGTGTGACCACTCGTGCCCTTACTGCCAAGTCTCTCGACAAGCCGATGGTGCCGATCGTCGATTCGACATGACCCAGGAGACGGCCGCTGGCGCGATCGACCTGTTGTTCTCGTCACCCAGCCCAAATCTGACTGTCGAGTTTCAGGGCGGAGAACCGCTGCTCAATTTCGACATGATCCGCTGGATCACGGAGAAAATCGCCACACGCAACCTCATTGAGAAGCGCGAGATTACGTTCGCGATCACCACAACACTGCATCATGCCGACGACGGCATGCTGGCTTTCATGCGGGAACACAAGTTTGAGGTCTCAACCTCCCTCGATGGGCCAGCCGAGCTTCACAATCTCAACCGCCCCCTCAAATCAGGCGATAGCTATGCCAGAACGACCGACGGCATCGAGCGAGCAAGAGCGGTTTTAGGGCCCGACAAGATATCGGCCCTGGTCACGCTGACGACGGAAAGCCTGAAGGCGCCCGAAGCGATCATCGACAGCCACCTTACCCTCGGCTTCCGATCGATCTTCCTTCGGCCGCTGAGCCCATTCGGCTTCGCCATCAAGGCAAAGCGCCGAATCGGCTATCAGGTGGACCAGTTTCTCGAATTTTATGGGCGAGCAATCGCCTACATGATCAAACTCAACGGCCGCGGCATTGAGGTCAGCGAGGCCTATGCTTCAATGCTCCTCGCTAAGATCATGACGCCTTACGCCCAAGGATACGTAGATTTGCGCTCGCCGTCGGGCGCTGGCCTGGGAGCGCTGGTCTACAACTACGATGGCTTCGTCTATCCCTCGGACGAGGCGCGGATGCTTGCAGAGATGGGGGACCGGAGCCTGGCCCTTTGCCGCGCCACCGACTCCTACGCCGCGCTCATGGCTTCGGCGCCGATGCAGATGCTTCTCCTCTCTGGGGTAGCAGAAAGCCTGCCCGGCTGCAGCGACTGCGCCTACCTTCCCTATTGCGGTGCTGACCCGATCCATGAATTGGCGACGCAAGGAGACCCAGTCGGGCATCGGGCGTTCAGCGATCACTGCCGGCGCCACATGGGCATATTCCGGCTGCTCTTCCGATACCTCGCCTCCGGCGACCACGAGGTGCTCGGCATTCTCCGCCGTTGGGCAACCCAATACATGGGCATCGAGCCCGGTCAGGCAGCGCCCCGATGA
- the hxsC gene encoding His-Xaa-Ser system radical SAM maturase HxsC, whose translation MNLPLHGFGAVAGGWPNLPLKALSLREALALEYPLQRVAVLVGPHENVADTTLRAIGAAAVVRGEPEVETGLPTLSRLSADGLLNSGDVFRVRPDNGRVSVLYRRGANANSLLVTERCNSPCLMCSQPPRPEDDGWLIGELRDIIPLIDQDLPSLGLTGGEPTLLGERLAELLALARQWLPNTGIHILSNGRTFSDPRACESFDGTQQQVTWGIPLYGAVPWRHDHIVQARGAFDQTISGLLNLAERGHAVEIRVVLHRLTADHLFEIAGFIQRCLPFAIHVAFMGLEPMGYAKMNRELLWIDPIDLAPALTEAIEHLDIHGIRASIYNLPLCLLPAGLRRFARQSISDWKNVFDAACSDCVARAHCCGFFASTGPAWRSRGLKPLSIEEFVR comes from the coding sequence ATGAATTTGCCCTTGCATGGTTTCGGTGCGGTTGCCGGCGGCTGGCCAAACCTCCCGCTGAAGGCTTTGTCCCTGCGCGAGGCCCTCGCCCTCGAGTATCCGCTGCAAAGGGTAGCAGTCCTGGTGGGGCCTCACGAGAATGTCGCCGACACTACCCTTCGTGCGATCGGCGCTGCGGCCGTTGTCAGGGGTGAACCGGAGGTCGAAACAGGCCTGCCGACCCTTTCCCGCCTATCAGCAGACGGCCTGCTGAATTCAGGCGATGTATTTCGCGTCCGGCCCGACAATGGGCGCGTCAGCGTCCTCTATCGGCGCGGCGCCAATGCCAACTCGCTGCTGGTGACCGAGCGCTGCAACAGTCCGTGCCTCATGTGCAGCCAGCCGCCGCGACCGGAGGATGACGGGTGGTTGATCGGTGAGCTGCGCGACATCATTCCCCTGATCGATCAGGATTTGCCCTCCCTTGGCCTAACGGGCGGCGAGCCGACCTTGCTCGGTGAACGGTTGGCCGAACTGCTTGCCCTTGCGAGGCAGTGGCTCCCCAACACGGGCATTCATATACTATCCAACGGGCGGACTTTCTCAGATCCGCGCGCCTGTGAAAGTTTCGACGGCACGCAGCAACAGGTAACTTGGGGAATTCCACTCTATGGGGCCGTACCTTGGCGCCACGATCACATCGTCCAAGCCCGAGGTGCATTCGATCAGACCATCAGCGGCTTGCTCAATCTTGCAGAGCGTGGTCATGCCGTCGAGATCAGGGTCGTACTTCATCGGCTGACCGCCGATCACCTCTTCGAGATAGCTGGCTTCATCCAGCGTTGCCTGCCCTTTGCGATCCATGTCGCGTTCATGGGGCTTGAGCCCATGGGCTACGCAAAGATGAACCGAGAACTCCTCTGGATCGACCCAATTGACCTAGCGCCGGCACTCACCGAGGCGATCGAACACCTCGATATCCATGGGATCCGTGCCTCGATCTACAACCTGCCACTTTGCCTGCTCCCTGCCGGCTTACGCCGCTTCGCGCGACAAAGCATTAGCGACTGGAAGAATGTATTTGATGCTGCTTGTTCCGACTGCGTCGCCCGTGCGCATTGCTGCGGTTTCTTTGCCTCAACCGGACCTGCTTGGCGTAGCCGTGGCCTCAAGCCGTTGTCGATCGAGGAGTTCGTTCGATGA
- the hxsA gene encoding His-Xaa-Ser repeat protein HxsA: MKRRDWLQYLKRIINWTVPTATLASSIWTPAAAVGTIAVPTLEDNRDRRDPLSLTVPHRVDGPELYARHSSHRSHRSHSSHSSHSSHYSSSGGGYYTPSPLPPPTYSPPPPPTYSPPTSKGTPTPLTPTPRDTTPRAGQVDATIMTMRVQVELTRLGYYFGKIDGIVGTELRISLRNFQRHEGLAVSGAIDNATLSRLGLSN, translated from the coding sequence ATGAAACGACGCGATTGGTTGCAGTATCTGAAGCGGATCATCAATTGGACTGTTCCGACGGCGACGCTGGCGTCGAGCATTTGGACCCCAGCCGCAGCTGTGGGAACCATCGCAGTGCCGACGCTGGAGGACAACAGAGATAGACGGGATCCGCTGTCACTGACGGTCCCGCACCGTGTAGACGGGCCGGAGCTCTATGCCCGGCACTCAAGCCATCGCAGCCACCGAAGCCATAGTAGTCATAGCAGCCACAGCTCGCATTACTCATCGAGCGGAGGGGGATACTACACGCCGTCGCCCCTTCCTCCGCCCACATATTCCCCACCGCCACCTCCAACCTATTCACCGCCAACATCGAAAGGTACCCCCACGCCGCTGACGCCTACACCGCGGGATACAACTCCTCGGGCAGGACAAGTGGATGCTACGATTATGACGATGAGGGTTCAGGTTGAGTTGACACGCCTGGGATACTATTTTGGCAAGATTGACGGTATCGTGGGCACCGAGCTTCGGATTTCGCTTCGAAATTTTCAGCGGCATGAGGGACTTGCTGTCAGCGGTGCCATCGACAACGCGACGTTGAGTAGGCTCGGCCTGTCCAATTGA
- a CDS encoding DUF1302 family protein, whose amino-acid sequence MKKLFVATSALALIAGLSPCARAEVTIGDDFTVGGRVKQGVAVAYDKSQVGGGAEIGQMNYLVELSTSWRPHDNVTVTGDFWLRGDWYSDLGGDLTAPGLQDYASPGFTDRFAYHLNERGAGRPAGPLPSPAHDPFGSSDSQNRFLSDFNDEVIHEAAVKFTDPENLYALKVGKFVRAWGQSDGIRLLDVLHAQDLRQKFILGDPDESRIASWMVAGDIDLARLGLGDAFEAVGIRAPKLELIYMPEYHRDRFIINNPTPDDATSGGLYGLPFPLLADKASGAGIPFVGAHLTDREPDRFGFEEPTLGARFKFEVLGGEATLNALYAYQELPIIKLAGATVVVGNALNDGGNAMVTVPLGSEITEAVVQGAYIPYLGSGSPTAEGAQAILGCPGGAGPLCSVNVQFDLDYRYRRKLVGASYTRDMAELPMGPKEITPVLRAEFSYEFDKPFNRSRTVTMFGNEVEGSAALIVDPPRSVTKRDQISFMIGADYFLWLPFWEGQDTSVFTSVQLFTVITPNGEDLLFQAPYAAYGAKLHPVQNYATLLLSHNFDDGKLAVETLGLYDFQNQAWGVRQRVDFNYFGDNWRPRIEVTHFEADPEQGIIGLGQQMDNVEFSLAFQF is encoded by the coding sequence ATGAAAAAGTTGTTCGTGGCCACGAGTGCCCTGGCGCTGATCGCGGGGCTATCACCTTGCGCGCGGGCCGAGGTCACCATCGGCGATGACTTTACCGTCGGGGGCCGCGTGAAGCAGGGGGTGGCCGTCGCCTATGACAAGAGCCAGGTTGGCGGCGGCGCCGAAATCGGACAGATGAATTATCTGGTCGAGCTCAGCACCAGCTGGCGGCCGCATGACAATGTCACGGTGACCGGGGATTTTTGGCTGCGCGGCGATTGGTATTCGGATCTGGGGGGTGATCTGACCGCACCTGGCCTTCAGGATTATGCCTCGCCCGGTTTTACCGACAGGTTTGCCTATCACCTCAACGAGCGGGGCGCTGGCCGGCCCGCCGGTCCGTTGCCCAGCCCTGCTCACGATCCATTCGGCAGCAGCGACAGCCAGAACCGATTCCTCTCCGACTTCAACGACGAGGTGATTCACGAGGCGGCCGTCAAGTTCACCGACCCGGAAAACCTGTACGCCCTGAAAGTCGGCAAGTTCGTCAGGGCATGGGGCCAGTCCGACGGTATCCGCCTGCTCGACGTGCTGCATGCACAGGATCTGCGACAGAAATTTATTCTCGGTGACCCTGATGAGAGCCGTATCGCGAGCTGGATGGTGGCAGGCGATATCGATCTCGCCAGGTTGGGCCTGGGCGACGCCTTTGAGGCGGTGGGCATCCGTGCGCCCAAGCTCGAGCTTATCTATATGCCGGAGTACCATCGCGACCGGTTCATCATCAACAACCCGACGCCCGACGATGCCACCTCGGGCGGCCTGTATGGTCTGCCGTTTCCCCTCCTGGCGGACAAGGCATCGGGTGCCGGGATCCCGTTCGTGGGGGCGCATCTGACGGATCGGGAGCCCGATCGGTTCGGCTTTGAAGAACCGACACTCGGTGCGCGCTTCAAGTTCGAGGTTTTAGGGGGCGAAGCGACGCTCAACGCACTCTATGCCTATCAGGAACTGCCAATTATCAAGTTGGCAGGGGCCACCGTCGTTGTCGGCAATGCCCTGAACGACGGCGGGAATGCAATGGTAACGGTTCCGCTCGGCAGCGAGATCACCGAGGCCGTCGTCCAGGGTGCCTACATTCCCTATCTTGGTTCCGGCAGTCCAACGGCCGAAGGAGCCCAGGCGATTTTGGGCTGCCCCGGCGGTGCCGGTCCTCTTTGCTCCGTCAATGTGCAATTCGATCTGGACTATCGCTATCGCCGCAAACTGGTCGGCGCCAGCTATACCCGCGACATGGCCGAGTTGCCGATGGGGCCGAAGGAGATCACGCCGGTGTTACGCGCCGAGTTCAGCTATGAATTCGACAAGCCCTTCAATCGATCGCGCACCGTCACGATGTTCGGCAACGAAGTGGAAGGGAGCGCTGCGCTGATCGTCGATCCGCCACGCAGCGTGACAAAGCGAGACCAGATCTCCTTCATGATCGGTGCCGACTATTTCCTGTGGCTGCCCTTCTGGGAGGGGCAGGACACGAGTGTCTTCACCAGTGTCCAGCTGTTCACCGTCATCACGCCGAACGGCGAGGATCTGCTGTTCCAGGCCCCCTATGCCGCCTATGGTGCCAAGCTTCACCCGGTCCAGAACTACGCGACCCTTCTCCTCAGCCACAATTTCGATGACGGCAAGCTCGCGGTCGAGACTTTGGGCCTGTATGACTTCCAGAATCAGGCATGGGGTGTGCGGCAGCGCGTGGACTTCAACTACTTCGGCGACAATTGGCGCCCGCGTATCGAGGTCACGCATTTCGAGGCGGACCCGGAGCAAGGCATCATCGGTCTCGGCCAGCAAATGGACAATGTCGAGTTTTCACTCGCCTTTCAATTTTGA
- the pcaF gene encoding 3-oxoadipyl-CoA thiolase: MTDAFLCDGIRTPIGRYAGALSGVRADDLAALPLKALVERNPRVDWDAVDDVILGCANQAGEDNRNVARMAVLLGGLGEKVSGTTVNRLCGSGLDAIAMAARAVKAGDGELFVAGGVESMSRAPFVMPKAASAFSRDNAVYDTTIGWRFVNKLLQRQYGIDSMPETAENVAADYQVNRADQDVFALRSQQRAVAAIESGRFAAEIVPVTLPGKKGASIVVKDDEHPRRNTTLEGLAKLGTPFRDGGSVTAGNASGVNDGAAAVIIASAEAIVKYGLTPRARILGAATAGVPPRVMGIGPAPASQKLLQRLKLGIGEIDVVELNEAFAAQGLAVLRELGLPDDADHVNPNGGAIALGHPLGMSGARLALTAAIELGLRDARRALCTMCIGVGQGIAMVLERP; encoded by the coding sequence ATGACTGATGCCTTTCTCTGCGACGGTATTCGTACCCCGATCGGCCGCTATGCCGGTGCCCTGTCCGGGGTGCGGGCAGATGACCTGGCAGCCCTGCCGCTCAAGGCCCTGGTCGAACGCAATCCCCGCGTCGACTGGGACGCGGTCGACGATGTCATCCTGGGCTGCGCCAACCAGGCGGGCGAAGACAACCGCAATGTGGCGCGCATGGCCGTCCTGCTGGGCGGCCTGGGCGAGAAGGTCTCGGGCACCACGGTCAACCGATTGTGCGGTTCGGGCCTCGATGCGATTGCCATGGCCGCGCGGGCGGTGAAGGCCGGGGACGGCGAACTCTTCGTCGCCGGCGGGGTCGAGAGCATGAGCCGGGCACCCTTCGTGATGCCCAAGGCTGCCAGCGCGTTTTCCCGCGACAACGCGGTCTATGACACCACCATCGGCTGGCGCTTCGTCAACAAGCTGCTGCAACGCCAGTACGGCATCGATTCGATGCCCGAGACGGCCGAGAATGTCGCGGCCGATTACCAGGTCAACCGTGCCGATCAGGACGTCTTTGCCTTGCGGTCACAGCAGCGCGCCGTGGCCGCGATCGAATCCGGCCGTTTTGCTGCCGAGATTGTTCCCGTCACGCTGCCCGGCAAGAAGGGGGCCTCGATCGTCGTCAAGGATGACGAGCATCCCAGGCGTAATACGACCCTTGAAGGACTGGCCAAGCTGGGCACGCCGTTCCGCGACGGCGGCAGTGTAACGGCTGGTAATGCATCTGGCGTCAATGACGGGGCCGCGGCCGTGATCATCGCCTCGGCCGAGGCGATCGTAAAATATGGCCTCACCCCCCGGGCCCGGATCCTGGGCGCCGCCACGGCCGGCGTGCCGCCCCGCGTCATGGGGATCGGCCCGGCGCCCGCCTCGCAGAAATTGCTGCAGCGGCTCAAGCTTGGCATCGGCGAGATCGACGTGGTCGAGCTGAACGAGGCCTTCGCGGCCCAGGGCCTGGCCGTGCTGCGTGAACTGGGCCTGCCGGACGATGCCGACCACGTCAACCCCAATGGCGGTGCCATCGCGCTGGGCCATCCCCTGGGCATGAGCGGTGCCCGTCTCGCGCTGACCGCCGCGATCGAACTGGGCCTGCGCGATGCCCGGCGGGCCCTGTGCACCATGTGCATCGGCGTCGGTCAGGGTATCGCCATGGTGCTGGAACGGCCCTAG
- the paaI gene encoding hydroxyphenylacetyl-CoA thioesterase PaaI: MEPTALAWACAQAMLAQDAASQSLGLEIEAMGPGRAVVAMVAGERMVNGHGTVHGGMIFTLADSAFAFACNARNVATVGQSCTITYLTPARLGERLVATATEIASAGRNGIYDVSVTAGDGRTVASFRGQSAALKSSVLPES, translated from the coding sequence GTGGAGCCGACGGCCCTGGCCTGGGCCTGCGCCCAGGCGATGCTGGCACAGGATGCGGCCTCGCAGTCCCTGGGCCTGGAGATCGAGGCCATGGGCCCGGGCCGGGCCGTGGTCGCGATGGTGGCGGGCGAGCGGATGGTCAACGGCCACGGCACCGTTCACGGCGGGATGATCTTCACCCTGGCCGACAGCGCCTTCGCCTTTGCCTGCAATGCCCGCAATGTCGCGACCGTAGGGCAAAGCTGCACGATTACCTACCTGACGCCGGCGCGCCTGGGCGAACGCCTCGTCGCGACGGCGACGGAAATCGCCTCGGCCGGGCGCAATGGCATTTACGACGTGTCCGTCACTGCCGGCGACGGCCGGACGGTGGCGAGTTTTCGCGGCCAGTCCGCTGCCCTGAAATCCAGTGTTCTGCCAGAAAGTTGA
- the paaG gene encoding 2-(1,2-epoxy-1,2-dihydrophenyl)acetyl-CoA isomerase PaaG: MAQEQPVLLDRADGVATLTLNRPDKINSFNVAMHEVLAAHLDTIEGDATIRSVVLTGAGRGFCAGQDLSDRATAPGEAPPDLGATISTYYNPLLRRLRRLPLPIIAAVNGIAAGAGANIALAADIVIAGRSAKFSQAFCRVGLLPDCGGTWILPRLVGQARAAGLALLGDVLPAETALAWGLIWKVVDDDKLLDEAATLGRHLAKQPTAALAAIKQALLVSSTNTLDEQLDLERDEQQRLGRTADYREGVNAFLNKRPARFQGR, from the coding sequence ATGGCGCAAGAGCAACCGGTCCTGTTGGACAGGGCAGATGGCGTGGCTACGCTGACCCTGAACCGCCCCGACAAGATCAATTCCTTCAATGTCGCGATGCACGAGGTCCTGGCCGCTCACCTCGATACGATCGAAGGCGACGCCACGATCCGCAGCGTGGTCCTGACCGGTGCGGGCCGCGGCTTTTGCGCGGGCCAGGATCTGTCCGACCGGGCGACCGCCCCGGGCGAGGCGCCGCCGGACCTGGGGGCGACCATCAGCACCTATTACAATCCCCTGCTGCGCCGGTTGCGCCGGCTGCCCCTGCCCATCATTGCCGCGGTCAATGGGATCGCGGCGGGGGCGGGGGCCAATATCGCGCTGGCGGCGGATATCGTGATCGCAGGGCGCTCGGCCAAGTTCTCGCAAGCCTTCTGCCGGGTCGGGCTGCTGCCCGATTGCGGCGGCACCTGGATCTTGCCGCGGCTGGTGGGCCAGGCCCGCGCTGCCGGCCTCGCCCTGCTGGGCGACGTGCTGCCGGCGGAAACCGCCCTGGCCTGGGGCCTGATCTGGAAAGTGGTCGACGACGACAAGTTGCTGGACGAAGCGGCAACCCTGGGCCGCCACCTGGCGAAGCAGCCCACCGCGGCCCTGGCGGCGATCAAGCAGGCCTTGCTGGTGTCCTCGACCAATACGCTCGACGAACAGTTGGATCTTGAACGCGACGAGCAGCAGCGCCTGGGCCGGACGGCGGACTATCGCGAAGGCGTCAATGCCTTCCTGAACAAGCGCCCGGCCCGGTTCCAGGGCCGCTAG